The window ACGGCTGTTGCACCTAAGAATTTCTCTAAATGTGGGCTCAAACGTGAAAAGTGCCCATATGTAAATTGGTACACGTAAATATTAATATATACCGGCTAACTAATGAGAAAGAGAGTGAAATTGTATTTTGAGAGTTCACTGGTAACATAATTGACCTACGAAATTCGTCTCACTTGAAGTAGTAACACCGTTTTTAGGTCAATTTGACATATTATTCTAGAATTTATATTATACTTGAGATTTCTTATTTGCTCTTTCTCATTTTTCACATCATTGTTGCAGTCAATTGATGCTCAGGGAGCTTGTTTTTAGAATTTCGGTTTGACTTCATGTCGGAGTATCCGCCTCAGGAGTCAGGATCTATCACTAATCCAATGCCAAAACAATATCTTGATCCTTCCAAACACAAGTAATGAATCCCAAAGTTGGAGAGGAGTCGTCGTTCATATTTCTCATTAAACCAATGAAACCAGTGTCAAAACACAAAACAATGGATATCTGGACTACAAAAGCTTTCTCAGCAATAACTCACAAGTCTTCAACAGCATGCCAATACTCATTTTTGGACAAAGATTCCAAATATCAATACAACAAATTTGGGATTATTAGCATAGCTCTTTTGTACTATCAGAATTACAATCTTCCATATAACTAGGACCTGTGTGAACCCACCTATGCCTACTTTAATGTATCAGAGGTTCTACTTACCATCACAACACATCTTCACCAGCTTCAGCCGCGGCTATCTTTGAATCCAATGTGTTTATCAGCCTCTCACTTACGCTTTGTGCCACAGATATCATGTCAAGAATGATGCTTGGATCTAGTCCCGCACCACCCCTTTTTGTCAACCCACATATGTTCCCTTGCCTGTTGACTGATATAGAAACAGCCGAGTTCATTTGGGATTCCTCTTCTGATGTCGCATCTACAATATAGTGCCTACCGACCTGAAAAGCATATGGGTAGAGATTAATAATGGGTAATAAACATGGAAGTTTGCTGAAGACATAAGAGATAGGTCAGATAATATCACCTCCGTTAATGTAACAATGACGGGGACTTTGGTTGTGTCAAACTGCAGAAATTCCTCATCACTTACGTCAACCTCTGGTTGGTCATCTCCTTCCACACCAGCTGCAACATTTACTCTTGGGATGCCTGTATTGCTCAAAGCAGCCTTTGGGAATATGAGTTTTTATTCTTACATAACTTTATATGCAATTACCAATTTTTTTATTTCCTATCTGTTATTTGATAGTAGTTTTATCAAACATGTCCCTTTATTTCCTATCTATTTGTTGATAATAGTTGCATCATGTTGCAACAATACCAATATTGGATTCACCCATCAGTCCTCACTAATCAAACACCCAATCCTTGTTCTATAGTTTTAGCCTACAAGTATTGCTGCTGTGCTATGCACTCAATCGACCCAGCTCTGCAGTTTTCTTCCAAAGTTAGAGATACAAGCAATTGGAGAAATCAAAATACGTCTGACAAGATTTCCCCTGTCCAAAACGAAGCCAAGACCACCACTAACAAAATCTTGAGATGGGGATGAGCAAAAAATGTAATCCAATTTCATTGGAGCGCATCTTCATGGATTTAAGGAGAAGACTCAAGCAGAGAGGATTTCATTTCGATGTACGCACAAATAAAATCCTGGAAATTACTTTTTAGCTTTCCAAGAAGAACTATGTGCATATTTGCAATATTGCATTAGAAGAGGAAAAAAAAAAACAATACAACAGAAACCTATAACCCAGAACCAAAAAAAACAAAACTCAAAAGAAACAGAGCAAACAGATATCTCCATTCTCTACCCAGAAAGGCTTTGAGGCTGAGCGGTAGCATGATATGCAATAACCAAAATAACTGCACTCAGTTTTAACTTTTCCTCCTTTTCTTTTGACAGAAATTAGGATTGCTAATGCAACTCAGTTACCACAAAAAAGAAAGAATATGGCTAAATGATTGTAAGGACAGGTTGGATAAGAGAACTAGGCTCAAACTCGTAAAATGTCAGGATATAACTAGTATTGTGTGTTAGTTTATATATCCTCAACTTCATTCTCGACAAGCTCTTCAAACGAAAAGATATCATTCATCTATTCTCTCTTTGAAACTAGATAAACCTTATAACCACCAGAAAATTCCTATATAGTCCTGTTAGTATATTTGCATGAAGGGAAAATAAATAAGAGTATGTTCTACATAATTCAGAATACCAAGAGTACCTTAATAGCAGCACCTAGGGCATCTAGTAGATTTCCGTCTGAGCTAACAACAAGGCCTTCAATGTAAAGATCCCAACAAATCTTTCCATCCACAATTGCCAGAGAAGAGAGATCAATTCCAGCACCTGGGACAAATAAACACAACCATTTTTATCAATAGTAAGATGGATTAAAATGGTTGCACAGTTAAATGATATATTGACTGTACAGAGATGTACAGAATTTAAAAAATAAACTAAAACACAATACAATTTAATTGTGGTCCTCTTATTTAAATGATAGTACAGACCTGATCCACTTTTACCGCCCAATAGACAACGCTGAAGAGCAACTGAGAGTTCTGCGGATAGCTCTTCACCCCCTCTGCCCTATAAAAATGAAACAAACAACAGCTTCAGAAGAGTACGGACAAAAGCAAAAGAGGCTTTGCAATGGTTCAGTAGTTCATGCTCCAAAAAGAAAAGTTTGCATCAGAGGATTACAGAAAGACAATAAATAAACAGAAGTTGAGATTTAGTTTTCATATTTTATCATTATGCACTAGATTAACCCTTTAAGTGAGGCTATAACCATATTGTTGTTTCTTTTCTGTTCTGTTTTTTGTAAGAAGACTATATTGATACCATTATGTTCTTTGCACCCATACATCACAAGGAAGGCTTCAGCTAGCATACAAATAAAATATTGGTGTGTGTGTGTGTGCGTGTATTATGAAGTTAACAAGTTTCTTCATGACAATAGTTTCACATAACTAGTGTACTGTGAAGAAACAAAAATGTCTGTTTAGCCTCGATTGCAAAGTAAAAAAATGAGATATAGCAGATAACATAAATGCTAACCTCAAATATTGGTGCTGCAGTTGGACTGCAATCAACATTTATGAAGACCTTTCCTTTGTCAGGATGTAATGCGCTTGGCCTTCCAAGTTCAGCCTGCACTTGTTCAAACATATACCAGGTGCAATAAGAAGACCAGGGTTTAATAGAGAAGACTAAATATGAAATTTCATTAAACGAATTCCAAAGGCCAACAAATCTAAAGAGCTAGGCATCAAGCCCATCTAATACCTTCACACTGGCAATGACTTCGGTGGCACCAATCCTGAACCTTGATGAACCATTTGACTGCAAGAAGGCCATGAAGAATACAGATTATAACAACATAAGTAAAAATAACACAAACCAAGAAAATCCAATATAAATGAAACATATCAAACCTGGGAGATGACTCCAGTTTCAACAAACATGGGCCTAGGTGTCAATCTTTTCCGACCATCACTGCGAAGGTCCTGAGCAATGCCACCCTGTATGAAATACTTTTCTCCTACAGATAATCCCACCATCTCTAAATACACAACATGCAGTAAACCATTAGTTCCGAAAAAAGATGGCTCAATCAACATGAACAATTAGGTCAAAGATAAAAGACAGTCATCC of the Fragaria vesca subsp. vesca linkage group LG6, FraVesHawaii_1.0, whole genome shotgun sequence genome contains:
- the LOC101306939 gene encoding exosome complex component RRP42-like, whose translation is MVGLSVGEKYFIQGGIAQDLRSDGRKRLTPRPMFVETGVISQSNGSSRFRIGATEVIASVKAELGRPSALHPDKGKVFINVDCSPTAAPIFEGRGGEELSAELSVALQRCLLGGKSGSGAGIDLSSLAIVDGKICWDLYIEGLVVSSDGNLLDALGAAIKAALSNTGIPRVNVAAGVEGDDQPEVDVSDEEFLQFDTTKVPVIVTLTEVGRHYIVDATSEEESQMNSAVSISVNRQGNICGLTKRGGAGLDPSIILDMISVAQSVSERLINTLDSKIAAAEAGEDVL